A stretch of the Sulfurospirillum sp. UCH001 genome encodes the following:
- a CDS encoding ABC transporter ATP-binding protein, which produces MSKIAITNLNKLYNPNKPNAFYALKNINLSIEEAEVVILKGVSGSGKSTLLSLIGGLAKPSSGEILVNGQNIAKLPDIMSSGYRHKEIGFIFQSFNLLEGLSVYQNILAPLSLTSLSKEAINEKVSRAMSLANIEHKQHQTVGSLSGGERQRCAIARAVVMEPEIILADEPTANLDKENSLMFIDILKKFKALHKTVIIATHDTLFDDQNCIDRYVHMRDGEFVE; this is translated from the coding sequence ATGAGTAAAATTGCTATTACAAATCTCAATAAACTTTACAATCCAAATAAACCGAACGCCTTTTATGCACTTAAAAACATCAATCTAAGCATTGAAGAAGCAGAAGTTGTTATCCTAAAAGGAGTGAGCGGTAGTGGTAAAAGTACGCTGCTTTCACTTATAGGTGGGCTTGCTAAGCCAAGTTCAGGTGAAATTTTGGTCAATGGGCAAAATATCGCTAAATTACCTGATATCATGAGCTCTGGCTATCGTCATAAAGAGATAGGTTTTATCTTTCAATCGTTTAATCTTTTAGAGGGGCTCAGTGTATACCAAAACATCTTAGCACCCTTGTCACTCACTTCCCTTAGCAAAGAAGCGATAAACGAAAAAGTAAGCCGAGCGATGAGCCTTGCAAACATTGAACACAAGCAACATCAAACAGTAGGTAGTCTTAGTGGAGGAGAACGTCAGCGTTGTGCGATTGCAAGAGCGGTAGTGATGGAGCCTGAAATCATTTTAGCGGATGAACCAACTGCCAATTTGGATAAAGAGAATTCATTGATGTTTATTGACATACTGAAAAAATTTAAAGCACTTCATAAAACGGTGATTATCGCGACACACGATACGCTATTTGACGATCAAAATTGTATCGATAGGTATGTCCATATGCGAGATGGTGAGTTTGTCGAATGA
- a CDS encoding ABC transporter permease, with protein sequence MRSKNFVEYAILLLFKDKNDHLFSFLIFSFIVFILSSTLFISDSLQEDLLNSIKSQPEIVVENTRAGRAYAMHDGFIYDISKITGVSNVEGIVDGYHYFAQKRLWFHIIGDATLAKDEMIIGQGVKNAMAELYYNEEFHFFTEERMIRLKINKIAPKSTTIISNDAVYLHPNTARAVLGMEMDEYSKLYVSVPNPNEVGNVSLKIVEIYPSAKATTKEDAISAVHHLYYYKGGIFMILYVIALVSFFILLKNQISLVYGEKKKEIAILRSLGFCIKDIIALKFIQNTVVSVSAYLLGVAMAYIYVFMFNAPYLRNIFLGSELENSISFTPVIDVNLLFLIFLFGVVPFLAFVILPAWKIAISDMSEAVKS encoded by the coding sequence ATGCGAAGTAAAAACTTTGTAGAGTATGCTATTTTACTGCTCTTTAAAGACAAGAATGATCATTTATTTAGTTTTTTGATTTTTTCATTTATTGTTTTTATTTTAAGTTCTACGCTGTTTATCTCAGACTCCTTGCAGGAAGATTTGCTAAACAGCATTAAATCGCAGCCTGAAATTGTTGTGGAAAACACCAGAGCAGGCAGGGCGTATGCAATGCATGATGGTTTTATTTATGATATCTCCAAAATTACGGGTGTGAGTAATGTTGAAGGCATCGTTGATGGCTACCACTATTTTGCGCAAAAACGTCTTTGGTTTCATATCATTGGTGATGCAACGTTAGCAAAAGATGAGATGATCATAGGGCAAGGCGTGAAAAATGCAATGGCGGAACTTTACTATAATGAAGAGTTTCACTTTTTCACTGAAGAGCGTATGATACGCCTTAAAATCAATAAAATAGCTCCTAAAAGTACCACGATTATTTCAAATGACGCGGTTTATCTTCATCCTAATACAGCCCGTGCGGTACTTGGTATGGAGATGGATGAATATTCTAAACTGTATGTCTCTGTGCCAAATCCAAACGAAGTGGGCAATGTATCGCTGAAAATTGTAGAAATTTACCCTAGTGCCAAAGCAACGACAAAAGAAGATGCCATCAGTGCAGTGCACCATTTGTACTACTACAAAGGGGGTATTTTTATGATTCTTTATGTGATTGCATTAGTCTCCTTTTTTATTCTTCTAAAAAATCAGATCAGCTTGGTGTATGGCGAAAAGAAAAAAGAGATTGCCATTTTGCGTAGTCTTGGATTTTGTATTAAAGACATCATTGCACTTAAATTTATACAAAATACAGTGGTTTCTGTGAGCGCCTATCTTTTAGGAGTTGCAATGGCGTATATTTACGTATTTATGTTCAATGCACCGTATCTTCGTAACATTTTTTTAGGAAGTGAGCTTGAGAATAGCATCTCATTTACTCCTGTCATTGACGTTAATTTGCTTTTTCTGATCTTTTTATTTGGAGTCGTTCCTTTCTTAGCGTTCGTCATTTTACCAGCATGGAAAATTGCTATCAGCGATATGAGTGAGGCGGTGAAATCATGA